A single region of the Streptomyces sp. NBC_00425 genome encodes:
- a CDS encoding serine hydrolase domain-containing protein: MALLRQEVDPSEAGLDPEALDRLDRHVVRRVDAGRLPGFLLAVSRGGRVAHLTAYGRRDIAAGLPVEHDTLYRIYSMTKPVTSAAALILVEEGRLRLDDPVADHLPAFAGLRVYEAGAGADLTTRPLERPLLVKHLMTHTAGLTFAFYHCHPVDALYREAGLESAVLPGSDLAATVEAYARLPLQFEPGTQWNYSVATNVLGRVIEVVSGKPLDEFLAERIFRPLGMPDAGFQVTAEQAGRLAELYGDGDDGIEPIPGLPLSGRPRFLSGSGGMVATAYDIHRFTEMLRRGGELDGVRLLRPQTVGLMTANHLPDGVDLRAFGSRPAHDEPGNDGVGFGLGVSVVVDPSRTQAPSGLGTYGWSGVATTTFWVDPDHDVSVQFLTQLRPRRSLKLYPDLKRLVHEAIKD; the protein is encoded by the coding sequence ATGGCACTGCTGCGGCAAGAGGTCGATCCGAGCGAGGCGGGGCTCGACCCGGAGGCGCTGGACCGCCTGGACCGGCACGTCGTCCGCCGGGTCGACGCGGGGCGCCTGCCCGGATTCCTCCTGGCCGTCTCCCGTGGCGGCCGGGTCGCCCACCTCACCGCGTACGGCCGTCGCGACATCGCCGCCGGACTGCCCGTCGAGCACGACACCCTCTACCGGATCTACTCCATGACCAAACCGGTCACCTCGGCGGCCGCGCTGATACTGGTCGAGGAGGGCCGGCTGCGGCTCGACGACCCGGTCGCCGACCATCTGCCGGCCTTCGCCGGGCTGCGGGTGTACGAGGCCGGCGCCGGCGCGGACCTCACCACGCGCCCGCTCGAGCGGCCCCTGCTGGTGAAGCACCTGATGACCCACACCGCGGGTCTCACCTTCGCCTTCTACCACTGTCACCCCGTCGACGCCCTCTACCGCGAGGCGGGCCTGGAGTCGGCGGTGCTGCCGGGCTCGGACCTGGCCGCGACGGTGGAGGCGTACGCACGGCTGCCGCTGCAGTTCGAGCCGGGCACGCAGTGGAACTACTCGGTGGCCACCAACGTCCTGGGCCGCGTCATCGAGGTCGTCTCCGGCAAGCCGCTGGACGAGTTCCTCGCCGAGCGGATCTTCCGCCCTCTCGGCATGCCCGACGCCGGCTTCCAGGTCACGGCGGAACAGGCCGGCCGGCTGGCGGAGCTGTACGGCGACGGCGACGACGGCATCGAGCCGATCCCCGGACTGCCGTTGTCCGGCCGCCCCCGCTTCCTGTCCGGCAGCGGCGGCATGGTGGCGACCGCGTACGACATCCACCGCTTCACCGAGATGCTGCGCCGCGGCGGCGAGCTCGACGGGGTGCGACTGCTCCGGCCGCAGACAGTCGGCCTGATGACGGCCAACCATCTGCCCGACGGCGTCGACCTGCGCGCCTTCGGCAGCCGCCCGGCCCACGACGAGCCCGGGAACGACGGCGTGGGCTTCGGCCTCGGCGTCTCCGTGGTCGTCGACCCGAGCCGCACCCAGGCGCCCTCGGGGCTCGGCACCTACGGCTGGAGCGGCGTCGCCACCACGACGTTCTGGGTCGACCCGGACCACGACGTGAGCGTGCAGTTCCTGACCCAGCTGAGGCCGAGGCGGTCCCTGAAGCTCTACCCCGACCTCAAGCGCCTGGTGCACGAGGCGATCAAGGACTGA
- a CDS encoding saccharopine dehydrogenase family protein — MSDRVPASGAVHWVGAGLSTGSGLAALCAHTDRVRLWHRTAERAAEALDRLGLTGRAEPRAYTLDALTAELAPGDVVVSMLPASGHAALLSACVARRAHFACSSYVSDEILELAPAAAGSGTVVLTEAGLDPGVDHLFAHRLVARAREAIGDDTAASYRFTSYCGGVPAVPDAFRYRFSWAPLGVLNALRAPARYVEDGAEIVAARPWEATRAHRVGDERFEAYPNRDSVPFIAQYALPPSWRALTFVRGTLRLDGWLRAWEPVFEELRAGDDTRIEALARELAAAHPTTDADRDRVVLAVSLEVHADAAAGGGPGGANGGGNGTGRSWYGSHLLDLEGDETESAMARCVSRPLALGVRHILDGSLPAGLNRAAGTAARSEEWMRELAEEGLEFSSWPGE, encoded by the coding sequence GTGTCTGACCGCGTCCCCGCCTCCGGCGCCGTCCACTGGGTCGGCGCGGGCCTGTCCACGGGCAGCGGTCTGGCGGCCCTGTGCGCCCACACCGACCGGGTGCGCCTGTGGCACCGTACGGCCGAGCGGGCGGCCGAGGCGCTCGACCGGCTGGGTCTCACCGGCCGCGCCGAGCCGCGCGCCTACACCCTCGACGCGCTGACGGCCGAACTGGCCCCCGGGGACGTCGTCGTGTCGATGCTGCCCGCGTCCGGGCACGCGGCGCTGCTGTCGGCGTGCGTCGCCCGGCGGGCCCACTTCGCCTGCTCCAGCTATGTCTCGGACGAGATCCTGGAGCTGGCGCCCGCGGCGGCCGGCTCCGGGACCGTCGTCCTCACCGAAGCGGGTCTCGACCCCGGAGTCGACCACCTCTTCGCGCACCGTCTCGTCGCCCGGGCCCGGGAGGCGATCGGCGACGACACAGCGGCGTCGTACCGGTTCACCTCCTACTGCGGAGGCGTGCCGGCCGTCCCCGACGCGTTTCGGTACCGCTTCAGCTGGGCGCCCCTCGGAGTCCTCAACGCCCTGCGCGCGCCCGCCCGTTACGTGGAGGACGGCGCCGAGATCGTGGCCGCCCGGCCCTGGGAGGCCACGCGGGCCCACCGGGTGGGCGACGAGCGCTTCGAGGCCTATCCCAACCGGGACAGCGTCCCGTTCATCGCGCAGTACGCGCTGCCGCCGTCCTGGCGGGCGCTGACCTTCGTGCGCGGCACGCTGCGTCTGGACGGCTGGCTGCGCGCCTGGGAGCCGGTGTTCGAGGAGCTGAGGGCGGGGGACGACACCCGGATCGAGGCGCTGGCCCGGGAGCTGGCGGCCGCCCACCCCACCACCGACGCCGACCGCGACCGCGTGGTCCTCGCCGTGTCGCTGGAGGTCCACGCGGACGCGGCGGCGGGCGGCGGACCCGGCGGCGCGAACGGAGGGGGGAACGGCACAGGCCGCTCCTGGTACGGCAGTCATCTCCTGGACCTGGAGGGCGACGAGACGGAGAGCGCGATGGCCCGCTGTGTCTCCCGGCCGCTCGCCCTCGGCGTCCGCCACATTCTGGACGGCTCGCTGCCGGCGGGCCTGAACCGGGCGGCCGGGACCGCCGCCCGCTCCGAGGAGTGGATGCGTGAACTCGCGGAGGAAGGACTGGAGTTCAGCTCGTGGCCGGGGGAGTGA
- a CDS encoding saccharopine dehydrogenase translates to MTELHLWLRHEARTTERRTPVVPDDARRLLESGVALTVEDSPQRVFATDAYAAAGARIAPAGSWTSAPHDTVVLGLKELPDTPDELTHRHVFFGHAYKQQPGARALLERFAAGGGALLDLEYLIDDHGRRLAAFGYWAGYLGAALAVLHHRGRLTAPLRPSEKAEWDEALRPAPGDEEFTALVVGALGRSGRGARAAFGAAGAEPACWDLAETRDLDRTALLAHDVLVNCVLATTPVPPFVREEDLDDPARRLRTLSDVTCDVGSPLNVLPVYDRTTEWSDPVRRLRKEPPLDLIAIDNLPSLLPREASADFSAALTPVLLDFGAAGPWDRCLDRFHAACRELGLTAGESGRV, encoded by the coding sequence ATGACCGAACTGCACCTGTGGCTGCGCCACGAGGCCCGCACCACCGAACGCCGCACCCCGGTCGTCCCCGACGACGCCCGCCGCCTTCTCGAGTCCGGCGTGGCGCTGACCGTCGAGGACTCGCCGCAGCGCGTGTTCGCCACCGACGCCTACGCGGCGGCCGGCGCCCGGATCGCCCCCGCCGGCTCCTGGACGTCCGCGCCGCACGACACGGTCGTCCTCGGCCTGAAGGAACTCCCGGACACCCCCGACGAGTTGACGCACCGCCATGTCTTCTTCGGGCACGCCTACAAGCAACAGCCGGGAGCACGCGCCCTGTTGGAACGGTTCGCCGCCGGAGGAGGGGCCCTCCTCGATCTGGAGTACCTGATCGACGACCACGGGCGCCGCCTCGCCGCGTTCGGATACTGGGCGGGCTACCTCGGCGCGGCGCTGGCGGTGCTGCACCACCGGGGCAGGCTCACGGCGCCCCTGCGCCCCTCGGAGAAGGCCGAGTGGGACGAGGCGCTGCGCCCTGCTCCCGGCGACGAGGAGTTCACCGCCCTCGTCGTCGGCGCCCTGGGCCGCAGCGGCCGGGGCGCGCGGGCCGCGTTCGGCGCCGCCGGCGCGGAACCCGCCTGCTGGGACCTGGCGGAGACCCGCGACCTGGACCGCACCGCGCTGCTGGCCCACGACGTCCTGGTCAACTGCGTCCTCGCCACGACACCGGTGCCGCCGTTCGTCCGCGAGGAGGACCTCGACGACCCCGCCCGGCGGCTGCGCACCCTCTCCGACGTCACCTGTGACGTGGGCTCGCCGCTCAACGTCCTGCCCGTGTACGACCGCACCACCGAGTGGAGCGACCCCGTGCGCCGGCTGCGCAAGGAGCCCCCGCTCGACCTGATCGCCATCGACAACCTGCCGTCCCTGCTGCCGCGAGAGGCCAGCGCCGACTTCTCCGCGGCCCTGACCCCCGTGCTGCTGGACTTCGGCGCCGCCGGACCGTGGGACCGCTGCCTCGACCGCTTCCACGCCGCCTGCCGTGAACTCGGCCTCACCGCAGGGGAGTCCGGCCGTGTCTGA
- a CDS encoding NAD(P)/FAD-dependent oxidoreductase produces the protein MNTHASVVVIGGGVMGTSIAYHLAAAGVRDVLLVERDELAAGSTSKAAGGVRAQFSDELNIQLGARSLEAFARFGEEIGQDIGLRRVGYLFLLSSPEDVAAFEAGVRLQNALGVPSRLIAPAEAGRLSPLIRTDGLLAAAFSPDDGHCTPEAVVHGYAAAARRCGARVLRHTAVTGIERQGSAVTAVQTTLGRITTDTVICAAGAWSRAVGAMAGVDLPVQPLRRQIAVTEPVPGLPPELPMTIDFSSSLYFHAEGPGLLVGMSDPDERPGFATDAHDRWIPRLADAMQRRAPALLDLRRTGGWAGLYEVTPDHNALIGEASSVSRFLYATGFSGHGFLQGPAVGEVVRDLYLGRVPFVDVTPLSADRFAADAPRPEVNRV, from the coding sequence GTGAACACGCATGCCTCGGTCGTCGTCATCGGCGGCGGGGTGATGGGCACGAGCATCGCCTACCACCTCGCCGCCGCGGGCGTCCGCGACGTCCTGCTCGTCGAGCGGGACGAACTCGCCGCGGGCTCGACCTCGAAGGCCGCCGGAGGGGTCCGCGCCCAGTTCTCCGACGAGCTCAACATCCAGCTCGGTGCGCGCAGCCTCGAGGCGTTCGCGCGGTTCGGCGAGGAGATCGGGCAGGACATCGGGCTGCGCCGCGTCGGCTACCTGTTCCTGCTCTCCAGCCCCGAGGACGTCGCCGCCTTCGAGGCGGGCGTGCGGCTGCAGAACGCACTCGGCGTGCCCAGCCGCCTCATCGCCCCCGCCGAGGCCGGCCGGCTCTCCCCGCTGATCCGCACCGACGGGTTACTCGCGGCCGCGTTCTCGCCCGACGACGGCCACTGCACGCCCGAAGCCGTCGTCCACGGGTACGCGGCCGCCGCCCGCCGCTGCGGCGCGCGCGTCCTGCGGCACACCGCGGTCACCGGCATCGAACGGCAGGGGAGTGCCGTCACGGCCGTGCAGACCACCCTCGGCCGCATCACCACCGACACGGTGATCTGCGCGGCCGGCGCCTGGTCCAGGGCCGTCGGCGCGATGGCCGGCGTCGACCTGCCGGTGCAGCCGCTGCGCCGCCAGATCGCGGTCACCGAACCGGTGCCCGGCCTGCCGCCGGAGCTGCCCATGACCATCGACTTCAGCAGCTCCCTCTACTTCCACGCCGAGGGCCCCGGCCTCCTGGTCGGGATGTCCGACCCCGACGAGCGCCCGGGCTTCGCCACCGACGCCCACGACCGGTGGATCCCGCGCCTCGCCGACGCCATGCAACGCCGCGCCCCCGCCCTGCTCGACCTGCGCCGCACCGGGGGCTGGGCGGGCCTGTACGAGGTCACCCCGGACCACAACGCCCTGATCGGCGAGGCGTCGTCGGTGTCCCGCTTCCTGTACGCGACGGGCTTCTCCGGTCACGGCTTCCTCCAGGGCCCGGCCGTCGGCGAGGTCGTCCGGGACCTGTACCTCGGCCGCGTACCCTTCGTGGACGTCACCCCCCTGAGCGCCGACCGTTTCGCGGCCGACGCCCCGCGTCCGGAGGTCAACCGCGTATGA
- the ribA gene encoding GTP cyclohydrolase II, producing the protein MTEKIGVLGTKTPQRTGVERVVNAPLPTVYGKFQAIGYMDHDRGDEQVALVYGEIGAEEVLTRLHSECLTGDAFGSQHCECGAQLESALRSVVAEGSGIVVYLRGHEGRGIGLLGKLRAMALQAEGLDTVEANVALGFPVDARDYKVAADILRDLGVESVRLMSNNPRKREALTDNGIRVAEEVPLLIEPCENNITYLRTKRERMDHRLPHLDAVAHWS; encoded by the coding sequence ATGACAGAAAAAATTGGCGTACTCGGCACGAAGACCCCGCAGCGCACCGGTGTGGAACGCGTGGTGAATGCCCCCCTGCCCACCGTGTACGGCAAATTCCAGGCGATCGGTTACATGGACCACGACCGTGGTGACGAACAGGTCGCCCTGGTGTACGGGGAGATAGGCGCCGAGGAAGTTCTGACCCGGCTGCATTCCGAATGCCTGACCGGTGACGCGTTCGGCTCCCAGCACTGCGAGTGCGGCGCGCAGCTGGAGTCCGCGCTGCGGTCGGTCGTCGCCGAGGGCAGCGGGATCGTCGTCTACCTGCGCGGCCACGAGGGCCGTGGAATCGGCCTGCTGGGCAAGCTGCGTGCGATGGCGCTGCAGGCGGAGGGCCTGGACACCGTCGAGGCGAACGTCGCTCTCGGGTTCCCGGTCGACGCCCGCGACTACAAGGTGGCCGCCGACATCCTGCGCGACCTGGGCGTGGAGTCCGTCCGCCTGATGTCGAACAACCCGCGCAAGCGGGAGGCGCTGACGGACAACGGCATCAGGGTCGCCGAAGAGGTGCCCCTGCTGATCGAGCCGTGCGAGAACAACATCACCTACCTGCGCACCAAGCGGGAGCGGATGGACCACCGGCTGCCCCACCTGGACGCGGTGGCCCACTGGTCCTGA
- a CDS encoding lysylphosphatidylglycerol synthase transmembrane domain-containing protein has translation MSAETVGPRLAAAAPVLWAEGALPAARRPQRGPVAVRTGPAVSEARIGVIVTAPHTKRSRLRALLGGRALRTHFGTVAGVVILTVLLWRLGTGVFLDGLRRIDAPILLAALGIGAVTTVFSAWRWALVARALRIRLPLGAAVADYYRALFLNAALPGGVLGDVHRAVRHGQSAGDVGRGVRAVVLERTAGQLVLTVAGVTILLTLPSPVMADARQIAPIVLLAGAGALAVVLAVRMNSAAPRRSGRLRAALTEAREGLVSRRNGPGVALSSAVVLAGHLGMFVVAARVAGSGASVLALLPIAVLALLAMGLPLNVGGWGPREGVTAWAFGAAGLGASTGLAVAVVYGVLSFVAALPGAVVLVVRWYAGLRDRSAAGAARDGAPVAEPPAATAAPSAPLFEAAEAAATGGAAEAVQAPGDSAVSREKYAPKESARLARSSFPFSADPREGRPMTPESV, from the coding sequence ATGAGCGCGGAGACGGTCGGCCCCAGGCTGGCGGCCGCGGCGCCCGTGCTGTGGGCCGAGGGGGCCCTGCCGGCCGCACGGCGGCCGCAGCGCGGCCCGGTGGCCGTCCGTACGGGCCCGGCCGTGTCCGAGGCCCGTATCGGGGTCATCGTGACCGCGCCGCACACGAAGCGGTCCCGGCTGCGCGCCCTGCTCGGGGGCCGCGCGCTGCGCACGCACTTCGGGACCGTCGCCGGGGTCGTCATCCTCACGGTCCTGCTGTGGCGGCTGGGCACCGGCGTCTTCCTGGACGGGCTGCGGCGGATCGACGCGCCGATCCTGCTGGCGGCGCTCGGCATCGGCGCCGTCACCACCGTGTTCAGCGCCTGGCGGTGGGCGCTGGTGGCCCGCGCGCTGCGCATCCGGCTGCCGCTCGGCGCCGCCGTCGCCGACTACTACCGGGCCCTGTTCCTCAACGCGGCGCTGCCCGGCGGCGTCCTCGGCGACGTGCACCGCGCGGTCCGGCACGGGCAGAGCGCCGGCGACGTCGGACGCGGTGTGCGGGCCGTCGTCCTGGAGCGCACCGCGGGACAGCTGGTGCTGACCGTGGCGGGCGTGACGATTCTGCTGACCCTGCCCTCCCCGGTCATGGCGGACGCCCGCCAGATCGCGCCGATCGTCCTGCTGGCCGGCGCGGGCGCGCTCGCCGTCGTCCTCGCCGTCCGGATGAACTCCGCAGCGCCCCGGCGCTCGGGGCGGCTGCGGGCGGCGCTGACCGAGGCGCGCGAGGGGCTGGTGTCCCGGCGCAACGGACCGGGCGTCGCCCTGTCCTCGGCGGTCGTGCTGGCCGGGCACCTCGGGATGTTCGTGGTGGCCGCCCGGGTCGCCGGCTCCGGCGCCTCCGTGCTCGCGCTGCTGCCCATCGCCGTCCTCGCCCTGCTCGCCATGGGCCTGCCGCTGAACGTCGGCGGCTGGGGCCCCCGCGAGGGCGTCACCGCGTGGGCGTTCGGCGCGGCCGGGCTCGGCGCGAGCACCGGCCTCGCGGTCGCCGTCGTGTACGGCGTGCTCAGCTTCGTCGCGGCGCTGCCGGGGGCGGTCGTGCTCGTCGTCCGCTGGTACGCGGGACTGCGCGACCGAAGCGCCGCCGGGGCCGCGCGCGACGGGGCTCCGGTCGCGGAGCCGCCCGCCGCGACGGCGGCCCCGTCCGCTCCGCTCTTCGAGGCCGCCGAAGCCGCGGCGACCGGCGGGGCCGCCGAGGCGGTTCAGGCTCCGGGGGATTCCGCGGTGAGCAGGGAGAAATACGCGCCGAAGGAATCCGCCAGGCTCGCCAGGAGTTCCTTCCCCTTTTCCGCCGACCCCAGGGAAGGACGGCCGATGACGCCCGAATCGGTATAG
- a CDS encoding methyltransferase domain-containing protein: MRKTTATPADVARRVGGIPTQPGRTEAGSVLETTALADGGPVGPAAVHGVEAVAPGVIAGAGPVGRPGERPTVRLRDSGPEEQPRYAPEWLELREPADAAARAMDLLDPLRIRLANLPGRSGIAIHDLGCGTGSMGRWLAPRLDGPQHWVLHDRDPYLLHFAAVASPRAAADGSRVTVETRRGDVARLTPDALAGASLVTASALLDVLTREEIETLAAACAGAGCPALLTLSVAGRVELSAPDPLDQEIAAAFNDHQRRDGLLGPDAVNVACEAFADQGATVKVHPSPWRLGPENVGLTAQWLRGWVGAAVEERPELAERAEPYLAARLAACAAGDLHVTVHHSDLLALARPTGGAG, translated from the coding sequence ATGAGGAAGACGACGGCGACCCCGGCCGACGTGGCGCGACGCGTCGGCGGCATCCCGACCCAGCCGGGCCGGACGGAGGCAGGTTCTGTGCTCGAGACGACGGCTCTCGCCGACGGCGGCCCCGTGGGGCCGGCCGCGGTGCACGGCGTCGAGGCCGTGGCGCCGGGCGTCATCGCCGGCGCCGGACCGGTGGGCCGGCCCGGCGAGCGGCCCACCGTACGGCTGCGCGACAGCGGGCCGGAGGAGCAGCCCCGCTACGCCCCCGAGTGGCTGGAGCTGCGCGAGCCGGCCGACGCCGCCGCCCGGGCGATGGACCTGCTGGACCCGCTGCGGATCCGGCTCGCCAACCTGCCCGGCCGCAGCGGGATCGCCATCCACGACCTGGGCTGCGGCACCGGCTCCATGGGCCGCTGGCTGGCCCCGCGGCTGGACGGCCCGCAGCACTGGGTCCTGCACGACCGCGACCCCTACCTCCTGCACTTCGCGGCCGTCGCCTCGCCGCGGGCGGCCGCCGACGGCAGCCGGGTCACCGTGGAGACGCGGCGCGGCGACGTCGCCCGGCTCACCCCGGACGCGCTGGCCGGCGCCTCGCTGGTGACCGCCTCCGCGCTGCTGGACGTCCTCACCCGCGAGGAGATCGAGACGCTCGCCGCGGCGTGTGCGGGCGCGGGCTGCCCGGCGCTGCTGACGCTGTCGGTCGCCGGCCGCGTCGAACTGAGCGCGCCCGACCCGCTGGACCAGGAGATAGCGGCCGCCTTCAACGACCACCAGCGGCGCGACGGACTCCTCGGCCCCGACGCGGTGAACGTCGCCTGCGAGGCGTTCGCCGACCAGGGCGCGACCGTCAAGGTGCACCCCAGCCCGTGGCGGCTCGGCCCGGAGAACGTCGGCCTGACCGCCCAGTGGCTGCGCGGCTGGGTCGGGGCCGCCGTGGAGGAGCGCCCCGAACTGGCCGAGCGCGCCGAGCCCTACCTGGCGGCCCGGCTCGCGGCCTGCGCGGCGGGCGACCTGCACGTCACCGTGCACCACAGCGACCTGCTGGCACTTGCCCGCCCGACGGGCGGAGCCGGATGA
- a CDS encoding glycosyltransferase family 4 protein translates to MTDATLEKAVPAAPLAYVPAQAALPQIGGIIPMSLRSVHFVMPGGVDDAANPSGGNAYDRRLCLDLPGFGWQVHKQLVAGSWPRPEAAARAELARTLREFPDGTIVLLDGLVACGVPEIIVPEAERLQLAVLVHLPLGDERGLAPETAAELDAKERAVLRAVPAVIATSEWAVRRLVSHHGLAPERVHVAAPGADIAPLASGTDGVSRLLCVAAVTPRKGQHRLVEALAAARDLPWSCSCVGGLGQDPEYVDHLRGLIRRHGLEDRLELAGPKAGAELDAAYASADLMVLTSYAETYGMAVTEALARGIPVLATDVGGLPEAVGRAPDGGVPGILVPPEDPAALAAELRGWFGEADVRRRLKAAARSRRAALNGWASTAQSLAGVLGRLPSEPRRAA, encoded by the coding sequence GTGACCGATGCGACCCTGGAGAAGGCCGTGCCCGCGGCCCCGCTCGCCTACGTGCCCGCGCAGGCGGCGCTCCCCCAGATCGGCGGGATCATCCCCATGTCCCTGCGTTCCGTGCACTTCGTGATGCCGGGCGGCGTCGACGACGCGGCGAACCCGAGCGGCGGCAACGCCTACGACCGGCGCCTCTGCCTGGATCTGCCCGGCTTCGGCTGGCAGGTCCACAAGCAGCTGGTGGCCGGCTCCTGGCCCCGGCCGGAGGCGGCCGCCCGCGCGGAACTGGCGCGCACGCTGCGTGAGTTCCCCGACGGCACGATCGTCCTGCTCGACGGGCTGGTGGCCTGCGGGGTGCCGGAGATCATCGTGCCCGAGGCCGAACGGCTGCAGCTCGCCGTCCTGGTGCACCTGCCGCTGGGCGACGAGCGCGGTCTCGCGCCGGAGACCGCGGCCGAACTCGACGCCAAGGAGCGGGCCGTGCTGCGGGCCGTGCCCGCGGTGATCGCCACCAGCGAGTGGGCGGTCCGCCGTCTCGTCTCCCACCACGGCCTCGCCCCCGAGCGGGTGCACGTCGCCGCCCCCGGCGCCGACATCGCCCCGCTGGCCTCCGGCACCGACGGCGTGTCCCGGCTGCTGTGCGTGGCCGCCGTGACTCCGCGCAAGGGCCAGCACCGGCTCGTGGAGGCGCTGGCCGCGGCCAGGGACCTGCCGTGGAGCTGCTCCTGCGTGGGCGGCCTCGGGCAGGACCCGGAGTACGTCGACCACCTGCGCGGCCTCATCCGCAGACACGGTCTCGAGGACCGGCTGGAGCTGGCGGGCCCCAAGGCGGGCGCCGAACTCGACGCCGCCTACGCCTCCGCCGACCTGATGGTCCTCACCTCCTACGCCGAGACGTACGGCATGGCCGTCACGGAGGCGCTGGCCCGCGGCATCCCCGTCCTCGCGACGGACGTCGGCGGTCTGCCCGAGGCGGTCGGCCGCGCCCCCGACGGCGGCGTCCCCGGCATCCTCGTCCCGCCGGAGGACCCGGCCGCGCTCGCGGCCGAACTGCGCGGCTGGTTCGGCGAGGCCGACGTGCGACGGCGGCTCAAGGCGGCCGCGCGCAGCCGCCGGGCGGCCCTGAACGGCTGGGCGAGCACCGCCCAGAGCCTGGCCGGCGTGCTCGGCCGGCTCCCGAGCGAACCCCGGAGGGCGGCATGA
- a CDS encoding 6-pyruvoyl trahydropterin synthase family protein, with protein sequence MFSVTVRDHIMIAHSFRGEVFGPAQRLHGATFLVDATFRREQLDDDNIVVDIGLATQELGAVVSELNYRNLDNEPDFAGVNTSTEFLAKVVADRLAERIHKGALGEGARGITAIAVSLHESHIAWASYERAL encoded by the coding sequence TTGTTCAGTGTCACCGTCCGCGATCACATCATGATCGCCCACAGCTTCCGCGGCGAGGTCTTCGGACCCGCGCAGCGCCTGCACGGAGCGACGTTCCTGGTGGACGCCACATTCCGGCGCGAGCAGCTCGACGACGACAACATCGTCGTCGACATCGGCCTCGCCACGCAGGAGCTCGGGGCCGTGGTCAGCGAGCTGAACTACCGCAACCTCGACAACGAGCCCGACTTCGCCGGGGTCAACACGTCGACCGAGTTCCTCGCCAAGGTCGTCGCCGACCGGCTCGCGGAGCGCATCCACAAGGGCGCGCTCGGCGAGGGCGCCCGGGGCATCACCGCCATCGCCGTCAGCCTGCACGAGTCGCACATCGCCTGGGCGAGCTACGAGCGTGCGCTGTGA
- a CDS encoding zinc-dependent alcohol dehydrogenase encodes MSTGARAFWVSSPGEGEIRHVELADPAEGEVLVRSLWSGVSRGTETLVFRGGVPESQHAVMRAPFQEGDFPGPVKYGYLNVGVVEQGPAALVGRTVFCLYPHQTRYVVPATAVTVVPDSVPAERAVLAGTVETAVNALWDAAPLAGDRIAVVGGGMVGCSVAALLARFPGVRVQLVDADPARAKTAQALGVDFATPADALGGRDLVVHASATEQGLARSLELLADEGTVLELSWYGDRKVSLPLGEDFHSRRLVIRSSQVGAVSPARRASRTYADRLALALELLADPALDALVTGDSAFGELPEVMPKLASGEIPALCHRIGYEQERLT; translated from the coding sequence ATGTCGACCGGCGCACGTGCGTTCTGGGTCAGCTCTCCGGGAGAGGGCGAGATCCGTCACGTCGAGCTTGCGGACCCCGCCGAGGGCGAGGTTCTGGTGCGTTCGCTGTGGTCCGGCGTCAGCCGCGGCACGGAGACCCTGGTCTTCCGCGGCGGGGTGCCCGAGAGCCAGCACGCGGTGATGCGGGCCCCGTTCCAGGAGGGCGACTTCCCCGGGCCCGTGAAGTACGGCTATCTCAACGTGGGGGTGGTGGAACAGGGTCCCGCGGCGCTCGTCGGGCGCACGGTCTTCTGCCTCTACCCGCACCAGACCCGGTACGTCGTCCCGGCGACGGCGGTGACGGTCGTGCCGGACTCGGTGCCCGCCGAACGCGCCGTCCTCGCCGGCACCGTCGAGACGGCCGTCAACGCCCTGTGGGACGCGGCGCCGCTGGCCGGCGACCGGATCGCGGTGGTCGGCGGCGGCATGGTCGGCTGCTCGGTGGCCGCGCTGCTCGCCCGCTTCCCCGGCGTGCGCGTCCAGCTGGTCGACGCCGACCCGGCGCGTGCGAAGACCGCGCAAGCGCTCGGCGTCGACTTCGCGACGCCCGCCGACGCGCTCGGCGGCCGCGACCTAGTGGTGCACGCGAGCGCGACCGAACAGGGCCTCGCCCGCTCCCTCGAGCTGCTCGCCGACGAGGGCACGGTCCTCGAACTGAGCTGGTACGGCGACCGGAAGGTGTCCCTCCCGCTGGGCGAGGACTTCCACTCCCGCCGCCTGGTCATCCGCAGCAGCCAGGTCGGAGCCGTCTCCCCGGCCCGCCGCGCCAGCCGCACCTACGCCGACCGGCTCGCCCTCGCGCTGGAACTGCTGGCCGACCCGGCGCTCGACGCCCTCGTCACCGGTGACAGCGCCTTCGGGGAGCTGCCGGAGGTGATGCCGAAGCTCGCGTCCGGCGAGATCCCGGCGCTGTGCCACCGCATCGGGTACGAGCAGGAGCGCCTGACCTGA